The Acanthochromis polyacanthus isolate Apoly-LR-REF ecotype Palm Island chromosome 16, KAUST_Apoly_ChrSc, whole genome shotgun sequence genome segment CATCAAGTCCAGACCTCCCGTCGCTTATCGCAAGTAGGAAGAAGCCCTCTGTCCTTTCACTTTCCAACTGACAAAACAGCATACACGTGATTGTATAATACAAATGTTACAGCATTCATTTATCTAATTCTAAAGAATGAaaaaaccctctgaacccaaaacTCACTGATGAGTTTGAAAGGCTTGTTGTCTTTACAGAAAGTTACACCATTTGTCAGAGgcagaaactacaaaaacacacattatgaAGTTTCCGACTGTCTTACTCAAAATCTATAGTTATTTTAAATCCAAAGatttgtaaaaaatatgtttgcCAAAACCGGAtgctctaaaaaacaaaaattcttcTCGACACAAATGAGGAACCATTAGTGGCTCAGCTGTTAACAGTCATGGGACAAAGATTCAGGAATTTTTCAGCCAAGCTAGGCTGAACGTCGGGCAATTTTTATAAAAATTATGGAGAAAACATCTCTATAATATGTAATCAtaatttttctcagtttttgttgcaCCTGTCGGCACTTGGGAAAATGTTGTACACGTtcattccagtttttttttataatgttataataatcaataaattcagctcttgtttttattttttgtaattcatGGTGCTATAATTGTGTTACATGGCACcaaagatgtttttgtcattacttttttttaaaaattgattttcaaaatacactaccagtcagaagtttggacacacccaGTCGTTCAACgggttttatttaattattttatacattgtagattaatactgaagacatcaaaactataaaagagtacatatggaattatgttgtaaacaaaaaaatgtgaatcttcagtattaatctgcaatgtagacAATAGTACAATTAAATCagaagcattgaatgagaaggtgtgtccaaacttttgactggtagtgtataaaaGAAGAGGCataaacaaacagaagcaaCAAACTCAGCTCACAGACACAGACTTagacaaatttaaatacagtacttACATGAAAGGAGACTCAAGCAATACATTAagttaaatgagaaaaacaaaaagcaaaaggaaaaaaatatagtCCAATGTAGGACATAAAAGGCTCCCATGTAGCACACAGGTTTGGTAATCAAGAGAAATATATTCCAGTATGACTGTATGCCACTGCGTTTTAGTCTGGACTTTGTCTGTTATCCAGTTTTCAGAAGTTTTTACTTCTTCACACAGAATGTTAGCATTTTATAAAGAGCTGCTTTGATTCCAAGTTGCGTGCACAATGGGTCACTTCCTAAACGATTGACTAGGATACTGTTAATTTCTTGGCCAATAATGTGCCAAAATCTCTGAATTCTTAAGTCAAAGAGTGGAAAAAGCAGTAATAACTTAAATTCATGGCGTATAGAGGGGAAGATATGAGCCCTGTGTAAGAGCTTAAGTTGAATAGCTTTTATTCTGTTACAGATGCTTAAGACTTTCACACTCTATCAGGTATCATTCCACTGATACCAAAGACTTTTTTGAATtatctctacttctagtcatgattgtgctgtttccatggagttgcaggactttatattgcagtaaaaaaaaagcccaCAGGGAGTTAAAATGAGAtgggagcaaagaaaaaacactctcttggaattcagagggttaaatgaaATTCGTAGtgaaattattctttttttctgttcacatATGAATGTCCCGTCCTCCTTCTCTCAGTGAGCGGATCCGTACGGTTGATGGTGGTCAGATCTCTCTGGACTGGGTGGACAATGAGGCCAGCCACAATTACCCAGAATCCTCCACCCGCCCCACCGTGCTGATCCTCCCGGGCCTGACGGGGAACAGCCAGCAGTCATACGTGCTCCACGCCATTAACCAGGCCACACGCCACGGCTACAGGTCAGCGCCGCTCCTCACACGGTTCCGGTCCGGTAATTAAATTAGAAGTGAATGTATCCTCGAGCAGTTATGGAAAAGTTTGAGGAAACTCTTTTCACAGTCACTTTGTTTCCTAGATGTGTGGTCTTCAACAACAGAGGACTTGGAGGGGAAGAGTTGTTGGTAAGTGTTACGATCACGTAAAGAATTCTGATATTCTCACTGTTAATTCTAAGCTTTCCTTTTCAGCAGACTTCATGTACATTCCCATTTCAGAGGCTGTTTGCTTTTGgagatttgaatttttttttaaaacaaatttagtGTCAACATCGAAACTAccagccaaaagtttggacacaccttctcatttagtggtttttctttattttcatgactatttccattgtagattctcactgaaggcatcaagcTATAAATGAACGCCGATGGAAtgattttgtaaagaaaaacgtgttttatattttagactcttcaaagtagccaccctttgctttaaATACACTCTTTACGTTCTCCCAGTCTACGGTACTAAAATTACATTCATTCTGAAGGTAACGAACTGATGCTTTGGTTTTTAAACGCTAAATCCACACCGGACAAGTTGGAAAGCACTGAGAGACCCACTAAGGCATTGttggtttttggtgtttttgttggcAGAAAGATAAGTATGGATTAAGATCAGCTAGAACACAAAATGTAGTTCCGCATGTAACACCCCTTATCTGTCTCTCTGCTCGCTTGAGACGCCAGTGACCTACTGCGCTGCCAATACCTCTGATCTTGAGCGAGTGGTGACCCATGTCAAAGGACTTTACCCCCATGCCCCTGTGCTTGGTGCTGGTGTATCTTTGGGAGGGTGAGTGTAATGGTTTCCATTGGCAATCTGGGGAAAATTGGTCTAATTTATGCTTGATTTGTTGACTTCTCCTTACGCCTCTCTCCTCCCTTGGATTGTCCTCCATCTTTGACACCTTTTCTGTTTATCTTGTGCTCTTCTTTCACCCTCCACAGCATGGTGTTGTTAAACTATCTGGCCCGTAAGCGCTCAGAGTCAGGGATGGTGGCTGGTATCACCATCTCCGTCCCCTGGGATGCTCAGAAATCATCCGACTCGATGGAAGAACCTCTCAACTGGCTGCTCTTTAACAAATACCTGACGAGTGGCCTGTGCCGTGCCGTTACCAGGTCAGACGAGTTGCGGTTTCACGACTACGCTTACTTCAGTGAGTCGTGGTTGAAGTTTTTAACATCTCTGTTTCTCACAGGCACAGGAAGATCCTGGAGAAAGTGGTGGATGTTGACCACGTCCTGAAGGTACGACatgttttgttattattatgaccacctgcctagtattgtgttggtccaccttatgtggtcaaaaatgctctgaaccattgggcctggaccagaggacctctcagggtgtcctatggggtctggaccaggcGGTtagcagtggatcctttgggttctCTGGGTTGTTCAATGGGGCCTCTGGGAATCAagcttgttccactgcatcctgttgatgtttgatcagaataaggtctaggaagtttggaggtTATATCAATATCTTGGGcgattgtcatgttcctcatTGTTCCTGATTGATTGATGTTATTGTGATGTGGTGGGGTGGATTTTCCTGTAGTGACATTTAGGATTTCCATTTGCAtgaaggtgtgtgtttgttctgggGCAATGTTTATTTGGGTGTCTAAATCTCATCAACTCAGATGCCAtaatccaaggttttccagcaaaACACCACATAGTACCaagataatcaatgttattcacttcacctatcagtggttttaatgttgtggctgatcggtgtatatttGCCTTTTTACCTCGTTGTCAACTCATTTTATGTCCTCTTCTAGGCACGGACCATCCGTGAGTTTGACGAACGCTTCACGTCTCTGTTGTTTGGTTACAAATCTTGTACGGATTATTACCATGATGCCAGTCCAGACAAGAAACTCCCCAGAACAGCTGTACCCATTTTGTGTCTGAACGCCGCTGATGACCCGTTCTCTCCCCAGACTGGTGAGTAGATAACAGGAGAAGATGAACATCATGTTAGACTGTAAGCCTTTTATTTGTGACAGTGTATGCACCACACGTCTTAGTCAGTGCTTATGAAGTCAGTGTCTTGACTAAATCTGTTCCTGCTTAATATAAAGAATAATGTCTGTGCtgtgtaaaattacatttttacatttgactAAAGAGGGCACTGGTTTTACCTCCATGCTATGCTATTTTCCTTTTAATGTACAAATCTTTGCATTCATATCtgatttcttcacatgaattcaatgcaaaatatgaagaaaattgTACCCAAACTCCTCTCTTGCTGAACATCTGCTCATCAATAGATAATTAAAGGTACAGCTCTTCTATAAACACTTCACATGCTGTGCACAgggaagcctctagtctccactcacacaggtgtgtgaccaaaatttactttgaaaaatgaaaaaatgtcatttagcCAATTTGAAAACCAGTAGTTATTTCTACATGGGCTGCATTTTAAatacagagttttttttaatgtgcggGTAAGTGCCACATGCATTTCAAACACCAATATTGCTCTCAATCATGTTTATTTACCTTTAATAAACCaaaattttgattaaatgtgcAGCCCTACTTTCTGCTTAAACACAGTGCTGATCATCACAGTGTGAATGCAGTTTGTAGATCGATGCTTTTCTGTAGCTAGTTGGGGAAGAAAGACTTgctttcttacattttttcatACTGCGTACCATATTTTTTGGACTAACTGGTGTGGaagcagggctgcacagtgtcatgGTGGTTAGCTCTTTCGCCTTgctgctagaagatccctgcttCGCATCTTgaccttcccaggatctttctgcatggagtttgcatgttcttctgtgcatgtgtgggtttcatGCATTTGTTGGTTCTCTTGTCTGTCCATGGTGTCCTCAGGACAGACAAGAGAGCAAATGCATCTGGACTCAAGGAGCTAGGAGTAGAAAAGACACTGCAGGCTAGCATCATTGCAAGGATGCTGTCGCACAATCGGTATTTGGCTTGTCCATTTATCTTCCCCATGTCGGACGATATTGCgcgatccgaatattcggatattcgtcattaattgGGGTTTAATGTCTGGAGCCCAGAAACTGATATTCGGGCCAGCTCTActtgtaatgtttgtttttttttgtacttttgataATACTTCTGTCTCCAAAAGCTGTATTCTGCCAGAGACACTTCAGCTTtctgtcttaaccctcctgtcttCCTTCGGGTCAAACTGAgccgttttaaaaatgtggggaaaaaaatattttcacagtgaaaacttctacattttcaatttttttaggaaatttttgaacattttttggtgggaaaaaaaaataaaaaaaatgtttaagagcattcagaaaagaatcaaccaaaatccagtgaattttgctgtcaaatttggggattttttattttaaaaaataaaacttttgagggaaacttttcaggaattttcttcctgaagattttgcaaatttttataaatttgggggaaaatttttcagaatttttggacctttttcagacaaggcaacagcatttttttggtaaggacaacacaagggcTCATGCTTTGTGGATTCATATTAAATCTGACTGTTGTTCAACTCCTGCCTTCACAGCCTTCCCAGTCACCATCGTCCAGAGCCTTCCTAACGTCGCCCTGCTGCTGACGGCCCACGGCGGACACATCGCCTTCCTGCAGGGTCTGTTTCCGCGAGGAGAGAGCTACATGGAGCGCCTATTCAGCCAGTTCGTCCAAGCCGTCTTCGAATACCCGAAAGACATCGAAAAAGCCTGCTGCATTGAAGAGGAGCAGACAAGCGAATAGTGGAATGACTGTGAGCCGCAAAACATACGAAgccactagggctggacccgaatatccgaatattcgttcccgGAGGctgtatccggatattaatttccCCCGGTGGGACGTTACTGGGCAGAACGAATAGTTGgcattactgtcttccctccgccttcgacCCACATCTGCTAATCCTGTCCtatgatcacataaacatatacatatatgtctatgaGATATACAcatttgtctatgtgatcaccctctcctcccccagacgaaaataggaatattcggagttcgtctcttccctccgcctttgGCCCaattcggctcatcccgccgtgttcttcggctcatctcggctcctccattcgtgtttcttccCACCACCTGAacggccgggtggctgccgactctgacgtcacgcttcacttcattgcataaacacaagacaagatgctgaagacctccgctgtttgggaattcttcagtttaactgaagaaaaaacGAAGGCAGTGTCCAAAATTTGCGTCTGGGAGACCAGAGGAATGGATCCAAATAGTCAGGCGGTTCTGCTCCGGTCTGGGAGACCAGAGGAATGGATCAGAATATTTGGGCCGTCTCCGCCCCGCCCCGCCCCGCCCCGCCCCGCCCCGCCCCGCCCCGCCCCGTCGGACGTTTTGGtgcggaacgaatatttggatattcgtctttaatagtgCCCCGAATAtccagagaccagaaaccactattcgagCCAGCCCTAGAAGCCACTGACATTATAGCAGTAGAACAGCACTTCACAAGAATGCATTGCTTAGCTTTGCATGCTGTTACCCCAACACAGAAGTCCTGAGTCTTCCTCACGTTTGCAGGGAGATGACCAACTGTATTGTGCAATTCTGCTGATCTACCTCATCATCTCAGGTTCACTTTAAATAAGCAATcgaagaagtagaagaaaaagaaattaagcTGTGGAAGCTATATTCCATGTATTTTAGAGATCTTGGAGCATCTGAAGAGCTCAAGACACAATAAGAAAATAtagaatttttaaattatttatcccaaaaaaatctaaactgcttctaaatgtattttttccccacattatCCAGCCGTCCCAGCtgcacatgaagcactgtagtGTGTTTAGAAAACAAAACTCATTCCTCAAACACGACACCtttttgctatttaaaaaaaaagaaccattGAACTGAATGTAAACACTAGAGCAGTAATATTGTTGTTGTCCTCTTGATAAAAGTGTGCTTTTTCTTTTGCCTCATGCACCTCTTTGGTTTTGCCAGGTATGTTTTCCTTGAGGTGTGTAACTCAAAGGTCACCCAAGTTGAAGCCTTGCATGCTTTTGCAGTATGCTTCAGTGAAAACAGCACATCAGAGGTAAATAcgctgacaaaaaaacaaactgcaatgCTTACTGTGGTACTTCagatgtttgtaaaaaaaaaaagaagtcatatctgttgttttttaatttatcaacatctgccttttttttgtcatctccGCACAATTTTCGGGAACAGATGAAGGAATGTTTATCATGTCAAGATTGTAGCTACTTGataatattttattgtgttaacAGGAATTTGACTTGAATTTAATCACACTTTGCATGGTCAATTAGAAAATAGTGAAATTATGTGAATGCTCgaaagcagaggtgtcaaactcatcttagttcaggttccacattcagcccagtttgatatCTAGTGGGttagaccagtaaaatcacagaatgataacctataaataaataaccacaactccaaatgttcctttgttttagtgcaaaaaagtacgttCTTAAAATGTAGggaattatctttttgcaaaacctgaaaaacctcaaatttctgaagaaaaataagttcaatttcaacagcGTTATGCCTCAGTTTGGCGTTTACACATTAGAACGTatagatcacagtttatctactaaggaacaaaacatttagtcacaggtatctggaactgagcgatacagtattttattttatgatcaaagtgacaaaaatctgaccaaaaaacaacaaaaacaagacaaaatgttacaaaaatgagacacaaaacaagaaacaaaattaccaaaaaatttaGACAAacgaaatgaaacaaaacaaaaaatttacaaaaaattagacaacggagttacaaagtgacaaaaaaagatgaaatgtcacaaaaatgaggcacaaaatgacaaaaaaaaatttgacaaatgacatgaaacaaaccaaaaaatttcatcgttacaaagcgacaaaaaatggacaaaaaaacaacaaaaacaagacaaagtaatacaaaaatgagagacagcATGTTAAAAATGGAGAAACAGCAcatgtgagacaaaaaagacacaaaacaagacgaTAAAACAACGAATAcggtgaaacaaaatgacagaagtaagacaaaaacacaagtgagacaaaaagcaaagacaaatcgacaaaaacgagaaacaaaacgacaaaagcatgagacaaacagcaaaagtcagacaaaaaacaaggcaaaaatatTATCcaaacgaggcacaaaacgacaaaacaacaatgagcaatctagtattttactgaATGATCAAAAAAAACTTGACACCCTGCTGTAAAGCTTCTAatccagctcttttttttttttggtcatctGTGCACATTGTTTAGGGAACAGATGAAGGAATGTTCATCCTATCCAGACTGTAGCTGCTTCATAATAGTTTATTGTGTTTGCAGGAGTTTGACTTGAATTTAATGACAGATTTTGAGTGTTTCACAAGAACCAGGTCAGTATGATGAACCTGTTTTATGGTGCTATTACCAAGTATTAATTTAAAATTCATGTGGATTTTTTTAGCAGAAGCTACAGTTTTAATTGACTCTAAGTGGCTCCCCATTACGAGTCAATTGAtagaattttttaaagattatagCAGCTGACGTGGCTAATGTTGGCTTTTAATTAGCTGCATGACTTTTCAGTacaatcagctgtttgttgaccACGTTCACATGCCTTTAGTTGCTCTGTCGGCTGACGTTTTTGTAATCACGGTGTTTTTGCAAACATCAAATCAAGGTTGCAATAGTTGGGCAttattcattgtattttttggtCGTGCTTTATTTAattgcacttgaattaaagaaTGACAATAATATAACTTAAAATTTCTGCTGGTGGTTTTGTATCTTGAGTAAAACATCCGCGCAGATCCACATGAACTCAGTGACACCAGGCCGTGATCTGTAGCTACGCACGGATCACTGTTTTGTTCcttaatggaaaaatgccacGACACCTCCTGCCATTGAGTCCGAGTGAAAATCGGAGGGGTCCTTTTTTATCTCGGAGCGGTGGGGCCATTAATGTCGCTGATTAACCAGGAAGATATCAATAATTAACCGTGAACAATAAAAGCCCACGCCCTCTGTCACAATTCTAACCCTCAAACCTCATTTACATTCCTTTGCGGCCTGGAAAgcattcagtggggaaaaaatagaaaCCTGCATTTTCCGACTCGGGTAGATAGAATCTGTGAGTCGACTTGGTTGCCCTCGATAACTCCAAATAGCTGTTGTGTGAATGCAGAGGAAAGAATGTGGGTGTTTTCGTCAGTTTACAGACATTTAAAGGTGGAAAAATTCACAAATCTCTCTCAAAAAAACATGCCCATGAAATATGGATAGAAGTAATGTCATCCTGCTGGGGCAAAAATATGAAGTCAGTGTGAGTAAAAAGCCCACACCGAGCACGATTTATACAGGTTTCTCCCCACTCCATCCTGGATTCATCTACCTGGTGTGAAGGGAGGAGCCTCAGGTGATGGTTAATGATTCAACACAGCTGCTGAGATTGACAGATACagaaagaggaaggaggaaagattgagagagagagagagagagagggagttaGAGCTGGAGAGAAGTAAAAATAGTAAACCTGAAGACATGGCAGTGTAAGAGGAGAAAgtgtgcagcagcaggagaagaaggagaagaaaaagcagcagcagaagaagtaATAGAGAGGTTGCAGGgtgcatgttttgtgtctgcTCGGGTGTTTCCAGACCGTCTGCGGGTCAAGCAGAAATTAAACGCAAAGCGAATACTT includes the following:
- the LOC110951770 gene encoding phospholipase ABHD3-like isoform X1 → MYYLSHMELWRTYWECVSRPYTVFICSLTAALYYLWGRKCQTPALVCSEAFGAFLHKHCPVVAERFSPTPWCWGGRLQTLVCALIKSRPPVAYRNERIRTVDGGQISLDWVDNEASHNYPESSTRPTVLILPGLTGNSQQSYVLHAINQATRHGYRCVVFNNRGLGGEELLTPVTYCAANTSDLERVVTHVKGLYPHAPVLGAGVSLGGMVLLNYLARKRSESGMVAGITISVPWDAQKSSDSMEEPLNWLLFNKYLTSGLCRAVTRHRKILEKVVDVDHVLKARTIREFDERFTSLLFGYKSCTDYYHDASPDKKLPRTAVPILCLNAADDPFSPQTAFPVTIVQSLPNVALLLTAHGGHIAFLQGLFPRGESYMERLFSQFVQAVFEYPKDIEKACCIEEEQTSE
- the LOC110951770 gene encoding phospholipase ABHD3-like isoform X2: MKTPALVCSEAFGAFLHKHCPVVAERFSPTPWCWGGRLQTLVCALIKSRPPVAYRNERIRTVDGGQISLDWVDNEASHNYPESSTRPTVLILPGLTGNSQQSYVLHAINQATRHGYRCVVFNNRGLGGEELLTPVTYCAANTSDLERVVTHVKGLYPHAPVLGAGVSLGGMVLLNYLARKRSESGMVAGITISVPWDAQKSSDSMEEPLNWLLFNKYLTSGLCRAVTRHRKILEKVVDVDHVLKARTIREFDERFTSLLFGYKSCTDYYHDASPDKKLPRTAVPILCLNAADDPFSPQTAFPVTIVQSLPNVALLLTAHGGHIAFLQGLFPRGESYMERLFSQFVQAVFEYPKDIEKACCIEEEQTSE